A window of Halobellus ruber genomic DNA:
CCTCGTGGCCGGCGCGACCAACGGCGTCGCCGGGTTCGGGTTCGCCGTCGTCGGGACGATGGCGCTCGCGACGCTTCTCGACCCCGCGACCGCGGTCGTGTTCATGATCGTGCCCATCTTTTCGGTGAACCTCTCGCTCGTGAGCGACCTCTCCGTCCGGGAGTTGCGGACGTGCAGCGCGCGCTTTTGGCCGCTGATCGCCGCCGCTCTGGTCGGGACGGTCGTGGGAATGGCGGCGCTCCAGCGGGTGCCGGCGGCGCCGCTCCGGGTCGGGCTCGGCGTCCTCACGCTGGGCTTCGTCGCGACCGCCCAGCGGGCCGCCCCGCTCCCGGCGTGGGTCTCGTTCGGGGGCGACGCGTTCGGGTCCCGGCCGTGGATGGCCGCCGTCGGCGGGGTTTCGGGGCTGCTGTTCGGCGGCACCAACGTGGGCGTCCAGTTGATCGCGTACCTCCGGAGCTTCGACCTCTCACACGGCCTGTTCGTCGGCGTGGTCGCGCTGGTGTTCCTCGGACTCAACGGCGTCCGGGTCGCCATCGCGGGCGCCTTCGGGCTCTATCCGAGCACCGCCGTCGCGGCGGCGTCGCTCGTGGCGGTCCTGCCGGCGGTCGTGGGCGTCGCGGTCGGAAAGCGGCTCCGGGAGGTCGTCGGCGAACGTCCGCGGCGGCTGGTCGTGCTCGGCCTGCTCACGCTCGTCGGGGTCCGACTCGTCGCCGGCGGGCTGGGCATCGCCTGACGGGG
This region includes:
- a CDS encoding TSUP family transporter, with the translated sequence MTLAALTPATAAAVALVVLVAGATNGVAGFGFAVVGTMALATLLDPATAVVFMIVPIFSVNLSLVSDLSVRELRTCSARFWPLIAAALVGTVVGMAALQRVPAAPLRVGLGVLTLGFVATAQRAAPLPAWVSFGGDAFGSRPWMAAVGGVSGLLFGGTNVGVQLIAYLRSFDLSHGLFVGVVALVFLGLNGVRVAIAGAFGLYPSTAVAAASLVAVLPAVVGVAVGKRLREVVGERPRRLVVLGLLTLVGVRLVAGGLGIA